Sequence from the Candidatus Methylomirabilota bacterium genome:
GCGGCCTGGGAGGCCTTCAGCATGGCGGCCGTGCCGTTGGTCGTGGTCAATAGGATATTGCGCCCGCCGACGGTCTCGGGAGTACAGTCGAGCGGAGAGTTGCCGAGGTCGAAGCCTTCGATCCGGTCTCCCCCACGCTCGCCGGCCAGCAGGACGGGCTCGGGACGGAGCGCCCGGGACCGCTCGCGCGCCTCGGCGGCGCCCGCCACGGGGATGACGCACGCGCAGCCCGCGTCGAAGGCCGCGACGACCATGCTCGTGGCGCGGAGCACGTCTACGACGAGGGCCGCTCGGCCGCCGAGCGCGAGATCGGGGAACTCCCCCGGTGTCAGCGCCACGTGGACGCGCATGGCCCGCGCGGCCTACCGGCTGCGGTCGCGGAGCGCGCGGATCTTGAGGCGGAGCGCGCTGAGGTTGATGAATCCCTCCGCGTCCTGCTGGCGATAGACGCGGTCGGCTTCGAAGGTGACGAAGTCGGTCCGATAGAGCGAGCGAGGTGACCGGCGGCCGGCGACCGTCACCGTGCCCTTGTAGAGCTTGAGCCTCACGGTGCCGGTGACGTCTGTCTGCACGTTGTCCATCAAGCCCTGGAGCGCCTCGCGCTCGGGAGCGAACCAGAAGCCGTAGTAGATCATCTCGGCGTAGCGCGGCATGAGAGAATCGCGCAGGTGCAGCAGCTCGCGGTCGAGGGTTATCGACTCGAGGGCGCGGTGGGCCGCGTGCAGGATGGTCCCGCCGGGCGTCTCGTAGACGCCGCGCGACTTCATCCCGACGTAACGGTTCTCGACCAGGTCCACCCGGCCGATCCCGTGCTCGCCTCCAAGGCGGTTGACGGTTTCCAGGAGCGCCACGGGCCCGAGCTTCTTGCCGTCCACGGCCACCGGGTTGCCCGCTTCGTAGTCGATCTCGACGTAGATGGGCACATCAGGGGCGGACTCCGGCGAGTTCGTCAGCAGGAACATCTTGGGCGGCGGCTCGGCCCACGGGTCTTCCAGGATGCCGCCCTCGAAGGAGATGTGGAAGAGATTGCGGTCCGTGGAGTACGGCCGCTCGGCCGTGACGGGCACGGGGATGTCGTGCTCCCTGGCGAACCCCATGAGAGCGGTCCGCGAGTTGAGGTCCCACTCTCTCCACGGCGCGATCACGGTCAGCTCCGGAGCGAGGGCGGCGTACGTCAGCTCGAAGCGCACCTGGTCGTTGCCCTTGCCGGTCGCGCCGTGACTGACGGCGTCCGCGCCCTCGGCGAGCGCGATCTCCACCTGCGCCTTGGCGATGAGCGGGCGCGCGATGGAGGTGCCCATGAGGTAGGAGCCCTCGTAGATCGCGTTGGCGCGCAGCATCGGGAAGACGAAGTCCCTGACGAATTCTTCGCGTAGGTCGCGGATGTGGACACTCGACGCGCCGGTGCGAAGGGCCTTGTCGCGGACCGAAAGGAGCTCCTCGCCCTGGCCCAGGTCGGCGCAGTAGGCGACCACGTCGCACTTGTAGGTCTCGATGAGCCAGCGCAGGATGACGGAGGTGTCGAGCCCCCCGGAATAGGCCAGCACGACCTTCTTGACCGACGCGCTCACGCGGCCCCCGACAGGTGCATCACGATGCCCTTCTGGACGTGCAGGCGATTCTCGGCCTGGTCGAGGACGATGCTGCGCGGCCCGTCCAGGACCGCGTCGGTGACTTCCTCCCCGCGGTGCGCCGGCAAGCAGTGCATGACGAGCGCCTTCGGTGAGGCGAATCCCAGGAGCGTCTCGTTGACCTGGTATCGCTGGAAGGCCTCGAGCCGCTTCTCGCGCTCGGCCTCCTGTCCCATGCTGATCCAGACGTCGGTGTAGAGCACGTCGGCGCCCTCCGCCGCTTCGCGGGCGTCCGTGGTCACCCGCACGAGGCCGCCCAGGGCGCGGCAGGCGTCGAGCACGGCGGGCGCGGGCTCGTAGCCGGGCGGGCAGGCGGCCCGCACCCTGACGCCCGTCAGGGCCGAGAGGAGCAGCACCGAGTTGAAGACATTGTTTCCGTCCCCGACCCAGGCCAGCTCGAGCCCCTTGAGCTCGATCCCACGCTCCCAGAGCGTGTAGAGGTCCGCCATGGCCTGGCACGGGTGCTCGAGGTCCGAGAGCGCGTTGATGACCGGCACGGAGGCCCAGCGCGCCAGCTCCTCGAGCGTCTTGTGCTCGAAAACCCTTGCAACGATACCGTCCACCCACCGCGAGAGGTTGCGCGCGATGTCGGGCACGGACTCGCGCTTGCCCGGGCCGATGTCCTGGGCCGAGAGGTACACGGCTGCCCCGCCGAGCTGGACCATGGCGACCTCGAAGGTGACGCGCGTCCGCAGCGACGGCTTCTCGAAGATGAGCGCCAGCGTGCGGCCGGCGAGCGGGGTGACCCGCTGGCCCGCCTTGAGCTTGGCCTTGAGCTCGGCCGTCAGCTTGAAGATGTCGAGCACGTGCTTCCGGTCGAGATCACGGATGGACAGCAGGTGGTTCACGGGGCGACGGCCTTGAGAGCGGTGTCGATGATGGCGCAGGCCTCCGCGACCTCCTTCTCGGCGACGATGAGGGCGGGCGCGAGGCGCAGGGTGTTGTCCCCGGCCGTGAGCACGAGCAACCCCCGCTCGCGGCAAGCGGCCACCACGTCGCCCACCGGCGGCACCAGGTCCAGGCCGACGAGGAGGCCGCGGCCGCGGACCTCCTTCACCGCCTTCGGATGCTTGGCCCGGACCGCCTCGAGCCCCTGCAGAAGCAGCTTGCCCACGCGCCCGGCGCGCTCGGCGAGCTTGTCTTCGATGAGCGTGCTGAAGACGGTGACGCCGACAGCCGTGGCGAGCGGGTTTCCGCCAAAGGTAGACCCATGCGTGCCGGGCGTGAAAACCCGTGCCACGTCCTCAGTGGCGAGCGTCGCGCCTATCGGCACGCCATTGGCCAGCGCCTTGGCCACGGTCATGATATCGGGCGCCACCCCCGAGTGCTCGTAAGCCCAGAGCTTGCCGGTGCGACCCATGCCGGTCTGGATCTCGTCGAGGATGAGCAGGATGCCTGCCTCGTCGCAGAGCTTGCGCAACCCGGGCAGGTAGCCCTCGTCGGGCACGATGACCCCGCCCTCGCCCTGGATCGGCTCGACCAGCACGGCCGCGGTCCGGCTGTCGATCGCACGCTCGAGGGCCATGAGATCGTTGAACGCGACGTACTTGAAGCCCCCCGGCAGGGGCTCGAAGCCGTGGTGATACTTCTCCTGCGCCGTGGCCGTGACGGTCGCCAGCGTCCTGCCGTGGAAGCCGCCCCGCATGCTGATGATGTCGCCGCGGTCGCTCGACCCGTGCTCCTTGGCCCATTTCCGGGCGAGCTTGATGGCCGTCTCGTTGGCCTCGGCGCCCGAGTTCGAGAAGAAGACGCGATCGGCGAAGGAGTGCTCGCAAAGGAGCTGCGCCAGCTGCGCCTGCTGGGGGATGTAGAAGTAGTTGGACACGTGGACGAGGGTCGCCGCCTGCTCGCGCAGCGTCCCCACGACCTTCGGGTGGCAGTGGCCGAGCGCCGTCACCGCGATGCCGCCGGTGAAGTCCAGGTATTCCTTGCCGTTCGAGTCCCAGACTCGCGACCCCTCGCCTCGCACCAGGGCTACCGGGTACCGCTTGGTGAAGGTCATGAGGTGCTTGTCGGACAGCTCGAACATCCGCTTCGTGTCCACCTTGTCTCTCCTCGTGCGTTGAAACGGTTTTAGGTAGTGCTAAGGGATGCCGTCGTAGCTGTTTTAGAGGACGATCTCGGTCCCGATGCCTTCCTTCGTGAGCACCTCGAGCAGGATGGCGTGGGGCACGCGCCCGTCGATGATGTGCGCCTTCTGCGCCCCGCCCGCCAGCGCCCGCAGCGCCGACTCGACCTTCGGCAGCATCCCGCCGTCGATCACGTTGCCCTTGATCAGGCGCTCCGCCTCCCGCTTGGTCAATGTCGAGATGTGCTTGCCGTCGCCGCTCTTGATGCCCTGCACGTCCGTGAGGTGAATCAGCTTCTCGGCGAAGAGCGCCGCCGCCACGTCCCCCGCCACGAGGTCGGCGTTGATGTTGTACGTCTCGCCCGTCGCGCCAACACCCACGGGAGCGATCACGGGGATGAAGCCGCCGTCCTCGAGCACCCGGATGGGCTCGGGGTTGACCGTCTCCACTTCGCCGACGAGCCCGATGTCGGCCATGCTCCCGTCGGCCTGCCGGTGCAGCCGCTTGCGCGCCCGGATCAGCGAGCCGTCCTTGCCGGACAGCCCCACGGCCCGGCCGCCGTGGAGGTTGATCAGGCCGACGATCTCCTTGTTGATCTTGCCGACCAGCACCATCTCCACGATCTCCATGGTCTCGGCGTCCGTCACCCGCATCCCGCCCACGAAGTGCGGCTCCTTGCCGAGCCGCTTCATGAGAGCGCCGATCTGGGGGCCGCCGCCATGGACGATGACGGGGCGCATGCCGACCAGCTTCAACAGGAGCACGTCCTTGGCGAACTGCTCCTTGAGGTCCGCCTGCTCCATGGCCGCCCCGCCGTACTTGATGACGAGGGTCTTGCCCTGGAAGGCGCGGATGTACGGCAGCGCCTCGAGCAGCACTTCCGCCCGCTGGACCATCGCCTGCGTGTCCGTGTCCACCCTGTCGCTCCGGCCTGCCTTGTTAAAGGATGAAGCGCGAGAGGTCCTCGTCCTCGAGGACGGCGGCCAGGTGGGCGCGCACGTAGTGCGCGTCGATCTTGACCTCCTGGCCGCGCATCTCCGGCGCCGCGAAGGAGACCTCCTCGAGCAGCTTCTCCATGACCGTGTAGAGCCTCCGCGCCCCGATGTTCTCGGCGCGCTGGTTGACCGTGGAGGCGATCTCGGCCACCTCCTCGACGGCATCCTGCGCGAACGCGAGCGTCACGCCCTCGGTCTTCAGCAACTCCACGTACTGGCGGATGAGGGCGTTCTGCGGTTCGCTCAGAATGCGGACAAAATCCTCCCGCGTCAAGGGCTCGAGCTCGACGCGGATGGGGAAGCGGCCCTGCAGCTCTGGGATCAGGTCCGACGGCTTGGACGCGTGAAAGGCTCCGGCGGCGATGAACAGGATGTGGTCCGTCCGGACCATGCCGTACTTCGTCGTCACCGTCGAGCCCTCGACGATGGGCAGGAGGTCACGCTGGACCCCCTCCCGGGAGACGTCGGGCCCGTGAGCCCCCTCCCGCCCGGCGATCTTGTCGAGCTCGTCGAGGAAGACGATCCCTGAATCCTCCACCCGGCGGATGGCCTGGCTGACCGCCTCGTCCACATCCACCAGCTTCTGGGCCTCCTCCTGGGCCAGGAGCCGCCTCGCCTCGCCCACCTTGAGCCGGCGGCGGCGGGTCTTGCCGGGCATGAGATTGGCCAGCATGTCCTTGATGTTCATGCCGACCTCTTCCATCCCCTGGCCCGAGAAGATCTCGAACATGGGTCCGGCCTGGGCCTGGACGTCCAACTCGATCATGCGCTCGTCCAGCTTGCCCGCCCTCAGCTGGGCCCGGAGCTTGTCGCGGGTCGCGTCCCTCGACGCGTCGGGCGAGACTTCCTCGAGCGTCTCGCTCGAGAACGCCTCCCCCGCGCGGCGGGGCAGCAGGAGGTCGAGCACCCGCTCCTCGGCCAGGCCCTCGGCCCGCTCGCGCACCGCGGCCGCCATCTCGGCCTTGACCATCGTGACCGAGAGCTCCGTCAGGTCCCTGATCATGGACTCGACGTCCCGCCCGACGTAGCCGACCTCGGTGTACTTCGACGCCTCGACCTTGATGAAGGGCGCCTGCGAGAGCTTCGCCAGCCTGCGCGCGATCTCGGTCTTCCCGACCCCGGTCGGCCCGATCATGATGATGTTCTTCGGCGCGACCTCGTCGCGGAGCTCGGCCGGCAGGTTCTGGCGCCGCCAGCGGTTGCGCAGCGCGATGGCGACCGCCTTCTTGGCCGCCTGCTGGCCCACGATGTAGCGGTCGAGCTCGGTGACGATCTCGGTCGGCGTCAGCGGGGTCGCCAAGCTCATGGGTCCAATGTCTCGACGGTGATGTGGTCGTTGGTATAGACGCAGATGCCCGCGGCGATCCGGAGCGCCTGCTCGGCGATCTGCTCGGCCGGGAGGCTGGAGTGGGCGCACAGCGCCCGCGCCGCCGCCAGCGCGTACGGCCCGCCCGAGCCGATGCCGATCAGCCCGTCGTCGGGCTCGATCACGTCGCCCGTGCCGGACACGATGAAGGAGACCTCCGCGTCCGCCACCGCCAGGAGCGCCTCAAGGCGGCGCAGCACGCGGTCCATCCGCCAGTCCTTCGCCAGCTCGACGGCAGCGCGGGACAGGTTGCCGCGGTGCTCTTCGAGCTTCGCCTCGAACTTGGCAAAGAGCGTGAAGGCGTCGGCCGCCGCGCCCGCGAAGCCGGCCAGGACGCGCCCGTGGTAGACCTTGCGCACCTTGCGCGCTCCTGCCTTGACGATCGTCTGGCCGATCGAAACCTGCCCGTCGCCGGCCAGCGCCACGCGCCCCTTGTGGCGGACACAGGCGACAGTCGTTGAATGAAAGGAATCGCTGACCATCGTCACGGCATCACGCGCGCGGGTGGGCGGAGTCGTACACCTTCATGAGATGCTCGAGGCTCACGTGGGTGTAGCGCTGCGTGGTGGTGAGGCGGCTGTGGCCGAGGAGCTCCTGGATGAGGCGCAGGTCGGCGCCCTCGCCGAGCATGTGCGTGGCGAAGGTGTGGCGCAGCGTATGAGGTGTCACGCGCCTGTCGATGCCCGCGGCCCGCGCCCGCCGCTTGACGATCCGGTGCACGCTCCGCGTCCCGAGCCGCCCGCCGCGCGAATTGGTGAAGAGCGCGCCCGTCTCCTCGCCGCGCACCGAGAGCCATGCGTCGAGCGCCTCGAGCGCCGCGTCCCCGGCGGGCACCACGCGCTCCTTGCCGCCCTTGCCCATGACCCGCACCGCGCCACGGCGCCGGTCGACGTCGTCGAGGTCGAGGCCGCAGCATTCGGCGACGCGGACCCCCGTGGCGTAAAGGAGCTCGAGCAGCGCGTGGTCCCGCAGCCCCGCCTCCGACCGCTCCGTCTCGGCGTCCAGGAGCCCCTTCGACTCGTCCTTGGGCAGGAAGGAGGGCAGCCGCTTGGGCAGCCTGGGGCTCCTGACCTGGCGGGCGGGGTTGAATTCGACCACGCCGAGCCGGGCAAGGTACCTGAAGCAGCTCCTCATCGTGGCGAGCTTGCGCGCGATGGAGCTCTTGGCGAGCTTCCTGTCGTGCAGCCACGCGAGCCACGCCCGGATGGCCCTCGCATCCGCGTTCGCGAGGTCGCCGAGTCCCTCGCGGGAGAGAAAGGCGCGGAACTCGGCTAGATCAGTCGCGTAGCCCCTGAGCGTGTGCCTGGAGGCGCCGCGCTGGAGATCAAGGTAGCGGAGAAACTCGGCCGCCGAATCCTTCATGGCCGCAGGCTCACGCCACCGAAGGGGCGACCTCTTCCTTGTAGCCGCACTCGCCGCGGATACAGGCGCGGGTTCGCTTGCCGCCCTTGGCGATCCGCTCTGTCAGGAAAGCCGCGCCGCACCTCGGGCACGGCTCCGCGATGGGGCGCGCCCAGGCGACGAACTTGCAGTCGGGGTACTTGCTGCAGGCGTAGAAGGTCTTGCCCCGCTTGCTCCGGCGCTCGACGAGCTGGCCGCCGCAGCCGGCCTCGGAGCACGCGATCCCGAGGGTCACGGGCTTGGTCGTCTTGCAGTCGGGGTAGCCCGAGCAGGCGATGAACTTCCCGAAGCGGCCGTGCTTGATGACCATGGGCTTGCCGCACGTCGGGCAGGCCTCGTCGGTCATCTCGTCGGCGGGCTTCTCGCGGCCGCTGAGGTCCTTGGTGTACTTGCAGTCCGGGTAGCCGGAGCAGGCCAGGAACTTGCCGAACCGTCCCCACTTCTCGAGGACGGGCTTGCCGCAGTCGGGGCACTTCTCTCCCGTGTCCTCCCCGACCTTGTTGTCCGGCATGCCCGACTTCGCCTTGCGGATGTCCTTGTCGAACTGCTTGTTGAACTTCCCGACCAGCTCCACCCAGTCGGCGTCGCCCTCCTCGACCTTGTCGAGCGACTCCTCGAGCTGGGCGGTGAAGTCGATGTCCATGATCTCTGGGAAGAACGGCACCAGCCGATCCGTCACGAGCATCCCCAGCTCGGTCGGGAACAGCGTGCCCTTCTCCCGCCGCACGTATTCGCGGTCCTGGATGGTCGAGAGGATCTGGGCGTACGTGGACGGCCGACCGATCCCCCGCTCCTCGAGCGTCTTGACCAGCGAGGCTTCGGTGTAGCGCGGCAGCGGCTGGGTAAAGTGCTGCTTGGGGTCGAGCGCCAGGAGCTTGAGGATCTCGCCCTGGGTGAGCGGCGGTACCACGGCCTCCTGCTCTTCCTCGGGCACCGCCTCCGACTCTTCGCGTGATTCGACGTAGACCGCCATGAAGCCCGCGAACCTGAGCGTCGAGCCCTGGGCCCGGAAGAG
This genomic interval carries:
- a CDS encoding argininosuccinate synthase — protein: MSASVKKVVLAYSGGLDTSVILRWLIETYKCDVVAYCADLGQGEELLSVRDKALRTGASSVHIRDLREEFVRDFVFPMLRANAIYEGSYLMGTSIARPLIAKAQVEIALAEGADAVSHGATGKGNDQVRFELTYAALAPELTVIAPWREWDLNSRTALMGFAREHDIPVPVTAERPYSTDRNLFHISFEGGILEDPWAEPPPKMFLLTNSPESAPDVPIYVEIDYEAGNPVAVDGKKLGPVALLETVNRLGGEHGIGRVDLVENRYVGMKSRGVYETPGGTILHAAHRALESITLDRELLHLRDSLMPRYAEMIYYGFWFAPEREALQGLMDNVQTDVTGTVRLKLYKGTVTVAGRRSPRSLYRTDFVTFEADRVYRQQDAEGFINLSALRLKIRALRDRSR
- the xerC gene encoding tyrosine recombinase XerC codes for the protein MKDSAAEFLRYLDLQRGASRHTLRGYATDLAEFRAFLSREGLGDLANADARAIRAWLAWLHDRKLAKSSIARKLATMRSCFRYLARLGVVEFNPARQVRSPRLPKRLPSFLPKDESKGLLDAETERSEAGLRDHALLELLYATGVRVAECCGLDLDDVDRRRGAVRVMGKGGKERVVPAGDAALEALDAWLSVRGEETGALFTNSRGGRLGTRSVHRIVKRRARAAGIDRRVTPHTLRHTFATHMLGEGADLRLIQELLGHSRLTTTQRYTHVSLEHLMKVYDSAHPRA
- a CDS encoding 2-phosphosulfolactate phosphatase, with product MRVHVALTPGEFPDLALGGRAALVVDVLRATSMVVAAFDAGCACVIPVAGAAEARERSRALRPEPVLLAGERGGDRIEGFDLGNSPLDCTPETVGGRNILLTTTNGTAAMLKASQAAAAAVAALTNVGAAVRWAVSTGRDLTVLCAGDRGGF
- the hslU gene encoding ATP-dependent protease ATPase subunit HslU, with the protein product MSLATPLTPTEIVTELDRYIVGQQAAKKAVAIALRNRWRRQNLPAELRDEVAPKNIIMIGPTGVGKTEIARRLAKLSQAPFIKVEASKYTEVGYVGRDVESMIRDLTELSVTMVKAEMAAAVRERAEGLAEERVLDLLLPRRAGEAFSSETLEEVSPDASRDATRDKLRAQLRAGKLDERMIELDVQAQAGPMFEIFSGQGMEEVGMNIKDMLANLMPGKTRRRRLKVGEARRLLAQEEAQKLVDVDEAVSQAIRRVEDSGIVFLDELDKIAGREGAHGPDVSREGVQRDLLPIVEGSTVTTKYGMVRTDHILFIAAGAFHASKPSDLIPELQGRFPIRVELEPLTREDFVRILSEPQNALIRQYVELLKTEGVTLAFAQDAVEEVAEIASTVNQRAENIGARRLYTVMEKLLEEVSFAAPEMRGQEVKIDAHYVRAHLAAVLEDEDLSRFIL
- a CDS encoding aspartate aminotransferase family protein translates to MDTKRMFELSDKHLMTFTKRYPVALVRGEGSRVWDSNGKEYLDFTGGIAVTALGHCHPKVVGTLREQAATLVHVSNYFYIPQQAQLAQLLCEHSFADRVFFSNSGAEANETAIKLARKWAKEHGSSDRGDIISMRGGFHGRTLATVTATAQEKYHHGFEPLPGGFKYVAFNDLMALERAIDSRTAAVLVEPIQGEGGVIVPDEGYLPGLRKLCDEAGILLILDEIQTGMGRTGKLWAYEHSGVAPDIMTVAKALANGVPIGATLATEDVARVFTPGTHGSTFGGNPLATAVGVTVFSTLIEDKLAERAGRVGKLLLQGLEAVRAKHPKAVKEVRGRGLLVGLDLVPPVGDVVAACRERGLLVLTAGDNTLRLAPALIVAEKEVAEACAIIDTALKAVAP
- the hslV gene encoding ATP-dependent protease subunit HslV, which gives rise to MVSDSFHSTTVACVRHKGRVALAGDGQVSIGQTIVKAGARKVRKVYHGRVLAGFAGAAADAFTLFAKFEAKLEEHRGNLSRAAVELAKDWRMDRVLRRLEALLAVADAEVSFIVSGTGDVIEPDDGLIGIGSGGPYALAAARALCAHSSLPAEQIAEQALRIAAGICVYTNDHITVETLDP
- the argF gene encoding ornithine carbamoyltransferase; this encodes MNHLLSIRDLDRKHVLDIFKLTAELKAKLKAGQRVTPLAGRTLALIFEKPSLRTRVTFEVAMVQLGGAAVYLSAQDIGPGKRESVPDIARNLSRWVDGIVARVFEHKTLEELARWASVPVINALSDLEHPCQAMADLYTLWERGIELKGLELAWVGDGNNVFNSVLLLSALTGVRVRAACPPGYEPAPAVLDACRALGGLVRVTTDAREAAEGADVLYTDVWISMGQEAEREKRLEAFQRYQVNETLLGFASPKALVMHCLPAHRGEEVTDAVLDGPRSIVLDQAENRLHVQKGIVMHLSGAA
- the argB gene encoding acetylglutamate kinase; this translates as MVQRAEVLLEALPYIRAFQGKTLVIKYGGAAMEQADLKEQFAKDVLLLKLVGMRPVIVHGGGPQIGALMKRLGKEPHFVGGMRVTDAETMEIVEMVLVGKINKEIVGLINLHGGRAVGLSGKDGSLIRARKRLHRQADGSMADIGLVGEVETVNPEPIRVLEDGGFIPVIAPVGVGATGETYNINADLVAGDVAAALFAEKLIHLTDVQGIKSGDGKHISTLTKREAERLIKGNVIDGGMLPKVESALRALAGGAQKAHIIDGRVPHAILLEVLTKEGIGTEIVL